One Argentina anserina chromosome 6, drPotAnse1.1, whole genome shotgun sequence genomic window, tACCAATGACATTAAAAAAGTACGCTACATGAATCATGTaccgggtatatataataatttttccatGTTACCACACTGTAATTAGGACATaggtaaaattataaaagggATTACAAGCCAAAAACTAGTTatcataatttttatattcttcCAAACTATCGTAATTTCTGTAATTCTTGCTGGAATGAaaaactaaattactattCGAAACTAATATTTACATTCAGCCAAAAGTTTCATAATCTCAGAAGGTTAAAACGTTAAGAGAAATGGTTCTCAACCCTCTCTGGAGTGAATTAGCATAGAGCTGTAATTGGACGGTTGCTTCTGAGTTTTCTACATTTGATTGGATAGCTGCATCGAGTTGTATAGACCGCACAGGCAACTGAGGAAACAAGCACAAAGAAGGCCCACACCACAAGGCAACGTAGTTCCCCTTTGAAACAAACAACATCACTAGTCTCTACCGTAGGATCTTCCCAATTCGTTGGAGAATCTAATTCACTGCAGTTTGCCTTTTTCAACACTCaaataaggaaaaaaagaaagaagaaagaaatagaGCACAAACTGTGCCGTCAATTTGTTTGGACATGAGAAACTCTGCAACACAATACTAAAGCTGAAGAAAATAATGCAAACTTTCCTTGTTCATCAGTCAATTTTTGATTCGGTTTCTTCTGCAATCTGCTTACAGAGATGGGTATGTCATCAAACCCCAAATCTCTCTACCAGTCACTTGGGTCctcttcttttgcttttctgtttttgggtTTGTTCTTGTTTCCTTTTCTGCTTTTTCCAGTTCTCAGCATAGAATATGATTGCCTCTGTTTTATTTATCTTTCTTTTGGATTTTTCTGATAACTGGGTTCCTTATTAGTGTTTATGTTGAAGATGAATGGGTTTCCTTTGTTTTCAGTACTAATGGGGAATGCCAGTGGTagagaggaaggagaaggctCTTCTTCTGGAGTAAACAACTTTCAAGAGAATGATGAATCCATGGCTCACTCACCTCCCCATAACCCCTACTTCACTTCACAAGTGAGTTATTTTctgcttttcatttttcaaaatttcatttgtgtATGTATGCTTTGATTTTTGTCCCTCAAGATTAAAACTTTTAGGAAGAGCTTCCCAAACATATAGGTTCCTTTTTAGATtgtttattaaatttaaatttgtgAGTTGAGTATAGAACAGGTTCAAAGTTCTTTGCTTTAGTATTGCAAGTCACTACTTCACTATTCAGTACAAGAAGAATAAGTAAGAATTGCAATATCTATTGACATTTCACCCTAAGCTTGTAACATTAATCTGGTCACAACTTAATTGATAAAAATCCTGATGCAAAGATTTGTTGGTAAACCTTGTATAATATGTTTCTTCCTCAAACAAGGTATAGTAATACCTTCACTTGTGATTTATGTTGGTTGCAGAAAATGCCATCACGTTTGTCTGTTGTGCACAAAGGTATTGTAAAAATCTGTCTCATAGTGATGATAGTCCTTATAATTTATCTGCATTTCTACTTCAGAATCTGGGGAACACATTAACAAGGGCGGATGAGGCACTTCAGACTCAAACTCATGTGTTATTGCAAAATACAGAATATAATGATAATGTACAAAATCAGAGCTTGAGGCGCATGAAGATCTCATGGACTCATGGTGGTAGGCAGGTTGCTATCACTGGATCATGGGATAATTGGGAGACCAGGTACTGATTTTTCTAGGGGTTTCATTGCTTAACAACAATATACTTTTATTCTTAGCACCATCACTGATATGATCTATTTCGTGTCTTATACAGGGAGCTGCTACAGGATACAGGTAACGAATTCATTGTCATAAAGTTGCTTCCATCGGGTCTCTATCAGTACCGCTTCATTGTTGATGGGTGTTGGAGGTGTGCTCCAGACTTGCCTTGGATCTATGATGATACAGGGACTGCCTACAATGTTTTAGATTTGCAGGTAATTTTATGATTTATAATGTGGTAATTTCTTGTTCTCAGTTATGGCTTATCCCTAGTGCTAGGCCTTAAGGGTCTTTATCTTTCGCTTAAGTAGTTAAGTACGTATATTGGGACAAAAGGCTTACTTGAGTTTCGTAGAGCTGAGACTGCATATGGATATGTCACAGGAACATAGAACACCACATCTTACACTTCAGCATATGTCATAAGAGTATAGAACACCATGTCTTACCCTCCAGCATATGGCAATTCAATTCCTAGTGACACTCACTCTTGTACATGAAGGTGATGAAGCTAAATGCTTTGAAATATAGGATCCACAGTTTGCAACTTGTGGCTTGCCGAAGGTTGTGGAGTGGCAGTTCTTGATCAAGTAAAGCCACAGGCCATGGCTGTCAAATGATTAAGGAGAGAGAAATATCCTATGGTGAAAATCTCTCTTATTTAAGCTTCAAGCTTACTGAAGAGTCATATGTTGATTCTCACAAAAGATTGGACGTTCAAATATTTAAAGTTTTTCGTAATAGCATGAAAATCATTTACAGTGGGTCATTTCTGAGAACCCCATTTCTGATTTCATTGGATAGCATCACTTGACCAATAAGAAAACAGGATGAGCTAATTTAAAAGGACCAACACAAATTCTGGTTTTGGACAATATTTGAACTTGTATTCAATCACTGCTTTATTCTAAGTATTATCAATTGGAGCTTTATGGCCAAAAAGTTCATAGACCTTTACATCTGCATATGAGTACTAGGAACAAATTGCACAGTACCTGTCAATCAGATGTTCCGGATCCAATTTCTTATTACTTCTCAGTGTATTGTCAATACTTGTTGCCAATAACCAGGTTTTCTGCATTTAGCCACTAAACTGTTTGATCTTATTCTGAGTTATATAGGAGTGTCCGCACACTTCTAATGTATAGTATA contains:
- the LOC126799603 gene encoding SNF1-related protein kinase regulatory subunit beta-2-like; this encodes MVLMGNASGREEGEGSSSGVNNFQENDESMAHSPPHNPYFTSQNLGNTLTRADEALQTQTHVLLQNTEYNDNVQNQSLRRMKISWTHGGRQVAITGSWDNWETRELLQDTGNEFIVIKLLPSGLYQYRFIVDGCWRCAPDLPWIYDDTGTAYNVLDLQEYGLELPQRLLKFESSPSPPSSYDNKHLREDDFSKPPPEVPPQLQVPFLDRQSSSSNVGDEPLSMPYYSQLNHLYIQNQIGGESFALSSTHRFRQKLVTMVLYKRLNRENS